From Pseudodesulfovibrio sp. S3, one genomic window encodes:
- the dsrA gene encoding dissimilatory-type sulfite reductase subunit alpha, translating into MAKHKTPLLDQLESGPWPSFVSDIKQEAEARAKNEKGLDYQIPVDCPDDLLGVLEMSYTDGETHWKHGGIVGVFGYGGGVIGRYCDQPQMFPGVAHFHTVRVAQPNGKWYNTKLLGDLMDIWDLRGSGLTNMHGATGDIVFLGTTTPQLEEIFFELTHNLDIDLGGSGSNLRTPATCLGMSRCEYACYDTQELCYNLTMEYQDELHRPAFPYKFKFKFDGCPNGCVAAIARSDLSFIGTWKDPIKVDQEAVAAYVGGEIAPNAGAHADRDWGAFDIQKEVVDLCPSKCISYEGGKLIMDHKECVRCMHCINTMPRALKVGDERGCSILCGAKAPILDGPQMGSLLVPFMEVNKDDDYQSIKDLIEGVWDWWMEEGKNRERIGETMKRLGMAALVNAAGVPVDARQVQEPRHNPYIFWKAEDVEGGWERDINDFRKRHQR; encoded by the coding sequence ATGGCGAAACACAAAACTCCTCTGTTGGATCAGCTGGAAAGCGGCCCGTGGCCCAGCTTTGTATCCGACATCAAACAGGAGGCTGAAGCTCGAGCCAAGAACGAGAAGGGACTGGATTATCAGATTCCTGTCGATTGTCCCGATGATTTGCTGGGCGTCCTCGAAATGTCCTACACTGACGGCGAAACTCACTGGAAGCACGGCGGCATCGTCGGCGTTTTCGGTTACGGCGGCGGCGTTATCGGTCGTTACTGTGACCAGCCCCAGATGTTCCCCGGCGTTGCTCACTTTCACACCGTCCGCGTGGCTCAGCCCAACGGCAAGTGGTACAACACCAAACTGCTGGGCGACCTGATGGATATCTGGGACCTTCGCGGTTCCGGTCTGACCAACATGCATGGCGCCACCGGCGACATCGTGTTCCTGGGCACCACCACCCCGCAGTTGGAAGAAATCTTCTTCGAGCTGACCCACAACCTGGACATCGACCTCGGTGGTTCCGGTTCCAACCTGCGTACCCCGGCAACCTGCCTCGGCATGTCCCGTTGCGAATACGCCTGCTACGACACTCAGGAACTGTGCTACAATCTGACCATGGAATACCAGGATGAGCTCCACCGTCCCGCATTCCCCTACAAGTTCAAGTTCAAGTTCGACGGTTGCCCCAACGGTTGCGTTGCCGCCATCGCCCGTTCCGACCTGTCCTTCATCGGTACCTGGAAAGACCCGATCAAAGTCGACCAGGAAGCTGTTGCTGCCTACGTCGGTGGCGAGATCGCTCCCAACGCCGGCGCCCACGCCGACCGTGACTGGGGCGCATTCGACATCCAGAAGGAAGTCGTTGACCTGTGCCCGTCCAAGTGCATCTCCTACGAAGGCGGCAAGCTGATCATGGATCACAAGGAATGTGTCCGTTGCATGCACTGCATCAACACCATGCCTCGTGCCCTGAAAGTCGGTGACGAACGCGGCTGCTCCATCCTGTGCGGCGCCAAGGCCCCGATCCTCGACGGTCCCCAGATGGGTTCCCTGCTCGTACCTTTCATGGAAGTCAACAAAGACGACGATTACCAGTCCATCAAGGACCTCATCGAAGGCGTGTGGGATTGGTGGATGGAAGAAGGCAAGAACCGTGAGCGTATCGGTGAGACCATGAAGCGTCTCGGTATGGCTGCTCTGGTCAACGCCGCCGGCGTTCCCGTTGACGCCCGCCAGGTCCAGGAACCTCGCCACAACCCCTACATCTTCTGGAAAGCTGAAGATGTTGAAGGTGGTTGGGAACGCGACATCAACGATTTCCGCAAGCGCCACCAGCGCTAA
- the dsrB gene encoding dissimilatory-type sulfite reductase subunit beta, producing MAFISSGYNPDKPMEGRISDIGPRHFGEYLPPVIKDNFGKWDYHEIIESGILLHVAQSGDKTYTVRAGTARLMSVTHIREICEIADKFAKGYVRFTTRNNIEFQVETEAAAKELKAYLNGQTFAGGSIKFPVGGTGAGVTNIVHTQGWVHCHTPATDASGTVKATMDVVFDDFTSMKLPAPVRISMACCLNMCGAVHCSDIAILGIHRKPPIIDHQYLDNLCEIPLAVAACPTGAVRPSKVELNGETYKTVAIKEERCMFCGNCYTMCPSLPLSDGDGDGIAIMVGGKISNRITKPSFSKVVVPFVPNEPPRWPTLTKVIKKILDTYAADANKYERLGDWANRIGWERFFEKCDLPFTEHLIDDFRDPAYYTWRQTTQFKW from the coding sequence ATGGCTTTTATTTCTTCCGGGTACAATCCCGACAAACCGATGGAAGGTCGGATTTCCGACATTGGCCCTCGTCACTTTGGCGAGTACCTGCCCCCGGTTATCAAAGACAACTTTGGTAAATGGGATTACCACGAAATCATCGAGTCCGGCATCCTGCTGCACGTAGCCCAATCCGGCGACAAGACCTACACTGTCCGCGCCGGTACCGCTCGTCTGATGTCCGTCACCCATATCCGTGAAATCTGTGAAATCGCTGACAAGTTCGCCAAGGGCTATGTCCGTTTCACCACGCGTAACAACATTGAATTCCAGGTGGAGACTGAAGCTGCTGCCAAGGAACTGAAGGCGTATCTGAATGGCCAGACGTTCGCCGGCGGCTCCATCAAGTTCCCGGTCGGCGGCACCGGCGCTGGTGTGACCAATATCGTTCACACCCAGGGCTGGGTCCACTGCCACACCCCGGCAACCGATGCTTCCGGTACCGTTAAAGCTACCATGGACGTTGTCTTCGACGACTTCACCAGCATGAAGCTTCCCGCTCCGGTCCGCATCTCCATGGCTTGCTGCCTGAACATGTGCGGCGCTGTCCACTGCTCCGATATCGCGATTCTCGGTATTCACCGCAAGCCGCCGATCATCGACCACCAGTACCTGGACAACCTGTGCGAGATTCCCCTGGCCGTCGCTGCCTGCCCCACCGGTGCAGTCCGCCCGTCCAAGGTCGAGCTCAACGGCGAGACATACAAGACCGTTGCCATTAAAGAAGAACGCTGCATGTTCTGCGGTAACTGCTACACCATGTGCCCCTCGCTTCCGCTGTCTGACGGCGACGGCGACGGTATCGCCATCATGGTCGGTGGTAAGATCTCCAACCGTATCACCAAACCCTCCTTCTCCAAGGTTGTGGTTCCCTTCGTGCCCAACGAGCCGCCTCGCTGGCCCACGCTGACCAAGGTGATCAAGAAGATCCTCGACACCTACGCAGCTGATGCCAATAAGTACGAACGACTGGGCGACTGGGCCAATCGTATCGGTTGGGAGCGTTTCTTCGAGAAATGCGACCTGCCTTTCACCGAGCATCTGATTGATGACTTCCGTGATCCGGCATACTACACTTGGCGTCAGACCACGCAGTTCAAGTGGTAA
- a CDS encoding dissimilatory sulfite reductase D family protein gives MVLDPEAAKAEILKFCEEKSANKTKFYFNDFTKLFPDEKTRDVKKVLTKLIQEEKLVFWSSGSTTMYGLAGAGKQAASEGES, from the coding sequence ATGGTACTCGATCCTGAAGCTGCAAAAGCTGAAATTCTCAAGTTTTGCGAAGAGAAATCTGCTAATAAGACCAAGTTCTACTTCAACGATTTCACCAAGCTTTTCCCGGATGAGAAAACGCGTGACGTCAAGAAGGTCCTGACCAAACTGATTCAGGAAGAAAAACTGGTGTTCTGGTCCTCCGGGTCCACCACCATGTATGGTCTCGCCGGAGCTGGCAAACAGGCCGCTTCCGAGGGCGAAAGCTAG
- a CDS encoding cobyrinate a,c-diamide synthase produces MQNYIPRILLAGLSGGTGKTIVSLALVRAFSRAGKTVAPFKKGPDYIDAQWLGLAADRPCSNLDPFFHTRDGIRSVFFHKSLGAGISIIEGNRGLFDGMDEHGTCSSAELARMLEAPVILVIDCTKMTRTTAAIVKGCAAFEPGLNLAGVILNRTAGERHRSVLQKSLEAHTDIPVLGMLPKIGNNPIPERHMGLMSDQEYDGSTHLDALADMAEEWLDLDAVEQVARSAPDFGPNPPTIFPGLAAEKSVRIGYVHDAALWFYYPENLEALEHAGAELVRLSILSDEPWPEIDGLYLGGGFPEVFAERIADNRSILDKLRSLSEAGLPIYAECGGFMVLCDSLEMDGSAHRMAGIFPLGTSFCPRPQGLGYTEGVVVEDTVFFPKGARLLGHEFHYSMCVSENAARLHRGLKMVRGQGSAHGHDGFIYKNTWAGYNHIHALAIPGWAENFVHAAQIWRTAGQQ; encoded by the coding sequence TTGCAAAATTACATTCCTCGCATACTCCTTGCCGGTTTGTCCGGCGGCACGGGAAAGACCATAGTTTCCCTGGCCCTTGTGCGTGCCTTCAGTCGGGCAGGTAAAACCGTTGCCCCGTTCAAGAAGGGGCCTGATTACATCGACGCTCAGTGGCTCGGCCTGGCTGCCGACCGCCCCTGTTCCAACCTGGATCCGTTTTTCCATACCCGGGATGGTATCCGTTCTGTCTTTTTCCATAAATCTCTTGGTGCCGGTATCAGCATCATTGAGGGCAACCGGGGGTTGTTCGACGGCATGGATGAGCATGGAACCTGTTCCAGCGCCGAGTTGGCGCGTATGCTCGAAGCACCGGTCATCCTGGTCATCGACTGCACCAAGATGACCCGGACCACGGCCGCCATAGTCAAAGGGTGTGCCGCATTCGAACCCGGCCTGAATCTGGCGGGCGTCATTCTCAACCGCACGGCCGGAGAGCGGCATCGCTCGGTGCTGCAAAAGTCCCTGGAGGCCCACACTGATATCCCTGTGTTGGGTATGCTTCCCAAGATCGGTAACAATCCCATACCCGAGCGGCACATGGGACTGATGTCCGATCAGGAGTACGACGGATCTACCCATCTCGATGCATTGGCGGACATGGCCGAGGAGTGGCTGGATCTCGATGCCGTCGAGCAGGTAGCTCGGTCTGCCCCGGATTTTGGTCCCAACCCCCCAACGATTTTTCCCGGCCTTGCTGCCGAAAAGTCCGTGCGCATAGGGTATGTGCACGATGCAGCCCTCTGGTTCTACTACCCGGAAAACCTGGAAGCGCTGGAACATGCCGGAGCCGAGTTGGTCCGGTTGAGCATTTTGTCGGATGAACCGTGGCCTGAGATCGACGGCCTCTATCTGGGCGGTGGGTTCCCCGAGGTCTTTGCCGAGCGCATTGCGGACAACAGGAGTATCTTGGACAAATTGCGTTCCCTGTCGGAAGCGGGTTTGCCCATCTATGCCGAGTGCGGCGGCTTCATGGTGCTGTGTGATTCCCTGGAGATGGACGGAAGCGCCCATCGCATGGCCGGTATATTTCCACTGGGTACGTCATTCTGCCCCCGGCCCCAGGGATTGGGCTATACCGAGGGTGTGGTCGTCGAAGATACCGTGTTTTTCCCCAAGGGCGCACGTCTTTTGGGGCACGAGTTTCATTATTCCATGTGTGTTTCCGAAAATGCTGCCCGGTTGCATCGGGGGTTGAAAATGGTCCGCGGACAGGGCAGCGCCCATGGTCATGACGGCTTCATTTACAAGAATACCTGGGCCGGCTACAATCATATCCATGCACTGGCCATACCGGGTTGGGCCGAAAATTTCGTGCATGCTGCCCAAATCTGGCGTACGGCCGGGCAGCAGTAA
- a CDS encoding DegT/DnrJ/EryC1/StrS family aminotransferase → MSIPFIDLKSQYKQVESSIRKGIDGVLERGAYVMGPEINEIEAKLSNYSGVSFGVSCSSGTDALLMALMALEVGPGDAIFTTPFTFIATAEVVALLGATPVFVDVDPVSFNLDADDLRRKIRDIKENRKELTPKGVIAVDIFGQPADYDSIEPMVHNSGLFLIVDAAQSFGATYKGKPVCSLGDVACTSFFPAKPLGCYGDGGMVFVHNEALKKLLVSIRVHGMGEHKYDNDRLGLTARMDSIQAAILLAKFEIFPEEILKRQEVADRYSALLSEVDGLTPPSVPEGSTSVWAQYCVLARDTEQRTEIMGKLSEASIPSVIYYPKPLHLQKAFADLGYAVGDFPVAEDVSSRIFALPMHPYLTAEDQETIVNVIKG, encoded by the coding sequence ATGAGCATACCTTTTATCGATTTGAAATCACAGTATAAGCAAGTTGAATCCAGTATCAGGAAAGGCATTGACGGCGTCCTTGAGCGCGGTGCCTATGTCATGGGCCCGGAAATCAATGAGATCGAAGCCAAACTGTCGAATTACAGCGGCGTGAGTTTCGGCGTGAGCTGCTCCTCCGGCACGGACGCCCTGCTCATGGCACTCATGGCCTTGGAGGTCGGGCCGGGTGACGCTATCTTCACCACGCCGTTTACCTTCATAGCCACGGCCGAGGTGGTGGCTTTGCTCGGAGCCACGCCCGTGTTCGTGGATGTCGACCCGGTGTCCTTTAACCTGGATGCCGATGATCTCAGACGCAAGATTCGGGATATCAAGGAAAACCGTAAGGAACTCACCCCCAAGGGCGTGATCGCCGTCGACATCTTCGGCCAGCCTGCGGACTATGATTCCATCGAACCGATGGTCCATAACTCCGGCCTGTTCCTCATCGTTGATGCAGCCCAGTCTTTCGGGGCCACCTACAAGGGCAAACCGGTCTGCTCGCTGGGCGATGTGGCCTGCACGTCCTTTTTCCCGGCAAAGCCTTTGGGCTGCTACGGTGACGGCGGCATGGTCTTCGTGCACAACGAGGCCCTGAAAAAGTTGCTGGTGTCCATCAGGGTCCACGGCATGGGGGAACACAAGTACGACAACGACCGGTTGGGTCTTACCGCTCGCATGGATTCCATCCAGGCAGCGATTCTGTTGGCCAAGTTCGAAATATTCCCCGAAGAAATACTCAAGCGCCAGGAAGTGGCCGACCGGTATAGTGCGCTTTTGTCCGAAGTGGATGGCCTGACACCGCCTTCGGTTCCCGAAGGGAGCACCTCGGTCTGGGCGCAATACTGCGTGCTGGCGCGGGATACCGAACAACGCACCGAAATCATGGGCAAGTTGTCCGAGGCTTCCATTCCCTCGGTTATCTACTATCCCAAGCCCCTGCATCTCCAGAAGGCTTTTGCGGACCTGGGGTATGCGGTCGGGGATTTCCCGGTTGCCGAGGACGTGTCCAGCCGCATATTTGCCCTGCCCATGCACCCCTATCTCACGGCTGAGGATCAAGAAACCATAGTCAATGTGATCAAGGGCTAG